The DNA window TGAGCCGTTCTTAACCTGACAAATTGAACAAATCCTGCTTAAAGTATGAGAAACATACCTCTCCCTAACATGTAGGGTATAGAAAGTGTTTTGTACATCCACTACTTTGTCATGTTCTGGTGCAACGTtgctcttcattttctcctaaatttaattttcttttttttttttttaattactttttgtgTTCTTGctgaaaactttgttttctgtacttGTCTTGGTGTGATAATTCTGCActaggttggggtttttttttcattttttatttaatcttcacACTGTGAAAAAATATCTGTCATTTTTTAGAGGGTGGACTACTGTTCCAAGTATCTTcttattttgctctgcttttctgaagttcACAGTGTAATATACCTAAGAGCAGGTTGCGTGTTTCGTTGAGATTGTGACCTTGGTGTTCTTTGTCATGCTTTACATCGAGGAAAAAGTATTTGCTACTTGGCTTATCTTTGGAAGGGTAAAAACTATTATCTATAAAATGGCTAATGAGGAGTAGAATTGCTGCTTCTGGTGGGGCGTGGTGGTGGAAAGCCGGGAGACAGCATCCTGACATCGGCAACATTGTGTACTTCGAGGGGAGGGCGTAGAACCAATTCCCCGTCTGAGACCgtcagagagagaaaatgtgttttaccTTAGAGTCGTTCTGCCACTGCCTTGAAATATTTGGCAGCAGAGATGTCAGTTGGTCCACAGGAGGCTCTTATTATTAAACTGCATTGTCAAGCGCAGCAAGCAAAGGCTAAAAAGGTTGTATCTTGTTTAGTGCTGGCTTACACAGCTGTTACTGTGAATGCAGTCTTGGAGATTTCAGCAAAGCCAGATATGCCTAAAACCTGGGCACCGGTGGAGGcaatcaaaatgttttctaaggCACATAATAAAGAATCAGCTGGTGACATGGTGCCCCTTTCCTAACTCCAGGTCCTCAATACGCTGTGCTAATAATTCCTGCATGCAGGAAGGGTAGGAAACAATATCCTCTTACATAATAAAGACTCCAAAAGGGCAAAAATGAGTGAAAGGATGGATATTTGATATTGCTTTGTACttgtatttttatgttgtgTTCTCACTGAATGGCAATGACCTCATTAATAAGAAAGATCCTGTTCTGAAAGATGGTATGTGATTGTGTTCTTAAAAGCACTTGAGAGGAACGtataaaagaagttttaaaatttgaaatagtGCATGTTAGAACTGCTTCAGTGTGGTTTAGAAATTGTGTCTATTAATCTTTCTgatctttttcaaaataaatggcaGAGAATcactcactttttttctttacaccaAAATACATACAGAGGGTGCAAGAGACCCCTCTCCCAGATTTGAATTTGGATTTCCTTCATCCCAAGTTAATGTAATAACTGGGCCACTTAAAGCCTGAATTCCTccctacttttatttttaattgctgcaATGAAATAGGATGTTtagtaaaaattgttttttcatcAGTTCCAATTGTATATTTACAATGTTGTCTTGTGTCTCCCCACCTGCCTTTTGCACTTGACAGCCTATTAAGAGTCCTGGTGTGGGACGAACATGGAAATAGTCTGGCAGGGTTTGTACTTGCTGTACAGCTACATCTTCCCACCTCTGAGTCAAGCAGGGCCAGGACTGAAGCACTCTGACTTGCTCTGGTGCAAAATGAGTTCCGTTTTCTGAATCCTCAAGCTGCGGTGTTATGCAGACTATTTCACGCAGGTAGTTAAACTGCATCTCTGGGCATTGaaataaagcagtatttttagtAAATATTCAAGCGCTGTGATACTTTTGACTGGTGTTTAAAAAACGTCTTAAGTAAACTTAGTACCTCCGTGAATTTAATACTGGAAGGGACACGCCTTTACAATATTGACTCATGCTGCTTGTACCTTAAGCATCTTTTCTAtactttttctaaaaagaaagttatttgCATTTGTAAGGGATAATGGtttcacaaacaaaaccacaccatGACCTCAGGTCACGCGTACCTCATGCTAACACAGCTGTTCGGGGATTGAACGTGAGCCTCAGTACACAAAAATCACGTTGCTGGCAGGTTTTGAAACAACTTCTGTACCATTAAACGTGCCGTAAATGAACCCCAGCAGCCCTCCGGCGCCCTCTGTCCATTCCCCGCTCTGGCATTCGTTAACTGTGTGCAGAAAAGGGGTGTATTCCCGGGTCAGGCCGGCGGCCTCAGCCGCCCTTCGCCGGGGGCCGCCTTGCCCGCTCCCCTCACGGGAGGAGAGGCCGGCCGGCCGCGGCCCCCGTCCCCGCCCTTCGCGGTGCTCCCGCCTCGcctccccgcccctcccggcggCGCTGCGCAGTGCGCAGGCGCGGAGCGGGCCGAGCGGCGCCGCGTTCTCGCGAGGCGCGGCGTCGTGCTGTTCTCGGTACCGGCCGCAGAGACGCGGGCCGGGCtgaggtgaggaggaggaggaggaggaagaagaggcgGTCGCGCAGCTGTTGGTGAGTGCTGAGGCGGGGCGCCCAccgctgggccgggccgggccgggccgggccgtctgggcgcgggggcgggccTGACCTtgccggcggccgcgggcggTGGGCGTGAGGAGGCGGGCTGAGGGGCGGGTGCGAGCGCGGGCCGCACCTGCGGGGACCTAcgggctgccagccctggggcgTTCTGCTTACCCTGGAGGTTTGTGACTTAAACcggtttttaatttattttttaacttacGATGTAGCAACATAGCTGTACGTGCAGTCACCTTAATGAATAACCCCTGTAGTTCCCTATTACGAAcgtctgcttctttttctttagaaacttGATCTCAGAGCCGGCGTGAGGAAGCCATGGGTTTGTCTGCGTCCTCCCCGGCTGCTGCAGGTCAGTCGCCGAACGCATCCGAGCAGCATCGGACGGCGTCTCCACCTTCAGAATGTCCTATGCATCAGGAAAAAATGAGTGGTAATTATCCTTGAAACCGAAATGAAATAAACTCTTCACGTGGAAAACTGATTGACAAaatatttgggggaaaaaaaaagaaaaagagttatACAAATAAAAACGTGAGTTTTTCAATTAACAAAAATAGCTCTCAAGTAACTTTTCACGCAAAGGAGTTGGTGCTTTGCAGGCTGCTTCGTCTGTCGAGACAGTGGGTGCTTGCTGTAGAACCTGTGGGTTGCCCCCGATCCCCGTGTTTCACAGGGGTCCTGCAGATCTGTTCCCATCGGTGCTGAGGGTCCGGGAGGCGCAGGGGCCCCCGCAGAGACgctggctgggagcaggtgGTCGTCGCTAGAGAGCACGCATCTGGAAAAGGGTGGCGGTAGGGTGGAATAAGATGAATGTCTGGAGAAGGAGGACATCAGCTCTTCTGTGGACACAGTCAACACGTGTTGGATTAGCATTACTGTGGAAATCTTAAATACAGTTTGGTGCAGGGGCCAGCACAGGGTGGGGAATGAGCGTTCAAGGACTGCGTAAGAGGCTTAGATCTTACCATGGTGCTGGGTCCTAAAATGCAGGAAGGAGAACAGTTGAAACCattgcagaaaaagtaaaataccaGTTTGTATTTATACGAGCATTCAGTGAAGTGTTTTCCGATTCCTGTCATGCCTTAAGGTTTCATTTTGTAGCAAAATATATACtattatttcctgtatttcaggtTGCCCAATGCACATGAAGACTCCTGATCATAGAACTGAGAACACAGGTGATGTTCCTGCACATCAAGAAAGAGCATATGAATTTGTAGCCTGTCCAGTGAAGGCCGGTTCATCTCAAGTGAAGGATGACATAGATCCTAGCAATATGGTAACTTCTGcttatttcagatgttttattcagttttgtttcttctgaaacattATACCCAAAATGTAAATAGTGGCACTGTCTAAGGTGGAAGCTCTGGcaaataactattttttaacATTGCTTTTTCTTACTTTATATGCAAAGATTTGTATAAAACAAGTTACATCTTATTCAACGTTCTCTTCTTCAAATAAAAGCTGGTTTTCCAGTCTGTAAATATCTTTTGCTATCTCTTTCTGGTTTAGTTAGGGTTTTTATAACTAAAAACACATGTGGTTTTTATGCCACACTAGCAGGTGTTAGGTTCCGTGTAATAGCAGTACGGGTAAATTCTGATTCAGAGAACTCTCAAAGATTTCCTCTGATTTACAAAAAGCACTGCTCTTCTGAAAGCTGAAGTTAAGGCAGAAGAATTCCTTTAGTCTTCAGATGACAAACTGTGCAAAGTGTTCTACtgcaaaagagaaagataatTTTGGTGGACTTAAATAGAGGCTGAACTTGTTGATCTTTGTAGCAGCTGATTGATTatgctatgattttttttcaaacaccATAACATAAACCAGTTCTCATACTCTGTTGTTGATTCTCCTTGTTTTCTAGATGCCGCCTCCTAATCAGCAGCCATCCCCAGATCAGCCATTTCCGTTGTCAACCGTTAGAGAAGAATCTTCCATTCCCAGAGCGCATTCTGACAAGAAATGGGTCTACCCTTCGGAGCAGATGTTCTGGAATGCTATGCTAAGAAAAGGGTAAATACACTGTGAATGGAGTCCGTGAGCCTGAAATTCAGGAATTAATATCATTAGTTATTATTCATTGATATTATTTAAGAGTTTGTGGACTCTAAGCAGGAAATAATTAACtagctctttttaaaatgactgGTTTTataaacagctttattttaaagggtGAGCTGGTCTCCAAGGCCATACCTCCTCTAGTGATCAGCAAGGTGGTAGGCGATGTCAGGCAACTACCGCTAGCTcagaaaattttcttcaaagtCAATGCATAGGCGTAGACAAACTTTGCATGACTGCCAGCTTTCAAACTCCATCGGCTTCATGCTAATCTTATAAACTGAGAGTAAAAGTTGTCTGGTTGTGAGAATTTCTAACTTTGCAGAATTGCTAAAAACGTGAAAATAGTTTGACATGTAGATGTTTTCAGTCTTTACAAAAACTTGGTGTAGACAAGATCCAACTGAATGATGAATGTCTCCTGAGGCCTAAAAAAaccttctgtgctgctgtttcctAATCCTTTCGCAATTATTTGTCATCTTTAAACATAACCTTTAAAGGTGGTTACTATTAAGACAATAATAATTCATTGTTCTACATATCAATCAGAGAAGGTAGGGTTTGgagggccctctggagctcaccccgtcccaccccctgctggagcaggcacccccagagcaggggcacagggccgcgtccaggcggggggtgaatgtctccagggaagggaccccacagcctctctgggcagcctgtgcccctgctctggcacccgcacagggaaggggtttgccctcgtgttcagggggaacttcccgtgttccagcttgtgcccgtcggcccttggcctggcgttgggcaccgctggaaagagtccggccccatcctcctgacacccgcccttcagatatttataggcattgatgagatcccccctcagccttctcttctccaggctgaacaaacccaggtctctcagcctttcctcacaagggagatgcttccGTCCCTGATCACCTTCGTAGCTCTGTTCTGAAGACAGTATGTCCTAAGCAGTCTATATTGAACATGCAAGTTTTCATCCTGTAAACACTTAACTGTGTTCCATGCCTGTTGAAAAGGAAGCACGCACGTAGTCGTGGTGCAGGGTCAGAGAGATGAAAGGCATTGCTAAGAGTATGTGGAATGTATTGAATACAGGACTTCTGTGCATTAGGAATGCAAGTGGGATTTTTCCTAAGCATTTTTACGAATGCTGTGGATGTGCTGATGTTTGCACGCTCTGATAACTTTCTGATCCAGTTAAGCTGTTAATATAGCTAACTAGGGTTTGTGGATCTCTGTgataacacagaaaatgaattgGTTCTCAAGATGCTTAAGCAAATGAGCTGGAAGTTTCCATACTTTGTGTCTTGGCATAAAACCTTAAATCTCTTGGTTCAAAAGCCCATCAGATGGACTGAGGAAGGTGGGGTGGTTATGCTATAAGGCTCGTAAACTGTTtccaaattcttattttttaggTGGAGGTGGAAAGATGATGACATAACAGGTGAAGACATGACCAACATTATTAAGATTCACAACCAAAATAATGAGCAAGCTTGGAAGGAGATTTTGAAGTGGGAAGCTCTTCATGCTGTGTACGTacatataaaatgaaaagcaaatcctTTGGTTTAGCTCTTTAGTAATTCTTTGAAAGTAGAATGTCTCTTTagtttttgcagaaatattctCATGCTGATACGTCTCAAAAGTTACGGTCTTGTAGGAGCCTGCGTTCTGATTAATACGGAGGAAGATTATCCAGAAGAGCATAACTAGAACAGAGTAATTATGATGTTGCTAAAACTGATGAGCGTtttggtggtgtgtgtgtgtcacgTGGATTTGGAGAAATTAACTTCTTACTGTATCTATTTGGGAATTATTTGATTGAAATCTTCATGTTATGAAAAAGGTATAAGATGTAAACTTTGGTTAAAAGTGACTGGTGTAAAACAAAGTGTCACTTCTTCAGTCAGTATAGGCTCTGTTCCTAGAAGAGACAGCCCAGCTAAGGATTCTGTATGTAGGAATTGTTCTCTGAAATGCCACAATCTTTGTTACACAGTGGTTCAGATGATGGGTTTCTGTTCTTTAATGATTTCCTGGTTTTTATTAAATCTGTGGATTAGATTTGCTGAGCACTGCTCTGCTGATAAGTTAGAACAATGGTGTGGAGTGTATCAAAGGTACTTTATCACACCAGCAGAAAGTGCTGTCAGAAACCGTGAGACTCTTcaaaccttttaaaagaaaaaaaaatgttttagatcccttgttattaattttttactgtTGCGCTTTctcctgtttggtttttctgttaCCAAAACAAATTGCCATAGCGGTTTAAACATTTTAAGGTTGCTTTAAAAGGTAAAAActactttctttttcaattgTGTGCCCAGGGAATGCCCGTGCGGACCAGCACTGATGCGGTTTGGAGGCAAAGCGAAGGAGTATTCACCGAGAGCCAGAATACGTTCGTGGATGGGGTAggtgggcagggaaggaggtcTTCCAGTGaggtgggaggtggggaggtGTGTCTGAAAACGTGGTGTAGAATTAATTTAAGATGCTTTAGAACTGGAATTGCAAGTTATAATTACCAGAAGACAGAAGTACTAGGGGGGATCTTATGGGAGTATCTGGATAAATAAATCTTCTTAAATAGGACTTCCACTCCCTCTCCCAGGTTCATAATATCTACTAAAATATCTGCATGGTCTATTGTCTGTCCTTCTAGATATGAACTTCCCTTTGACAGACACGACTGGATTGTTGACCGCTGTGGAAAAGAAGTGCGATACGTTATTGATTACTACGATGGTGGAGCGGTAGATAAGAACTACCAGTTCACCATCCTGGATGTTCGCCCTGCGTTTGACTCTCTCTCGGCCGTGTGGGACAGGATGAAGGTAGCTTGGTGGCGGTGGACTTCGTAACTGCTCCTGTGGTGTGTAGTTGAAAAGTAAACCACTTTCCTCCTAGGCTAAGGATAAGCGAATACTAGGACTTGAAACAGAAGTTCGCCTCAACTGGTGTTATTTTCATCGTCACCACGGTGCTTTGGGGGCGGGAAGGGAGGATGGGGAAATCCGTTGTTAAGTACAGCGATGCTTTGTGGTGTTTTGAATGACATAATAAAGGTATAGTAGCAAACACGtatcttaattttcttaagaGCTGGGAAATCTTTTCTTACTTTGTCACAGATTCTGCATAAGCTTGccttcttttcatttcatgACTCCAGTGCTGCgtcaaataacatttttgatTCTGACTGGAGTTTGGAGTATTGCTTAAATAGTGAAAACTGGAAATTTCATAAATGATTTCACAGTTACACTATTTGGGTACTTAGATGATGGTTAAAGGGTAGAAGATCTAGGCTGTTTCAAACTGCATGTTTTATTAACTATATAAAGCCATGTATTTGCTTTCACGTGGGCACTTTACCTGCTCAAATACATGCTTCCTCAGAAAATTTTAGTCAAGTTTATTCTGTTAGAGGAAGTACAGTGTAgcacaagtatttttaaaggtatgttAGGTTGAAAAGGAGAGTATACTCATGCCTAAATCTGCAATGTAGCTTTGAACAGAAGAACATCTGTTAGAAGCAGGAAATGAGTGTCGGttacttttaaaacaacatttctaAAAGGAGATAAAATTGATATTTAATGGTTATTTATTTGAGTATTtaaaaggtttgttttctgatgtAAGAAAACTGTATTCTAGTATTTTCATGTCTTTAATGTGTCTCTCGTCATTCAGGACAGAATTAAGCcttatttaaagaaactgtCATGCAGTGCATCTGTAGTTTTGCATTTGGCTTCATCATCCGTACCATAGCGTGTTTTTTTATGTAATACAGAATCGCACAAGGGTGTGTGACTGCACAGTCGTACACCTTTCTGGGTGGTGATTATAGTGAGGCACATTACAGATGTGTACGTACCTTGGTCACAAGGGTACCAAAAGTGCCAAGAAATAAGGCTGATTTGAGCGTTTTCTGAGGGTGATGCATGTTAATGCTGTGTGGCTTAAAgatttaattaatgtttgtgCTTAGTAAGGGAAACTAACTTTTTGTAAGTCTTCCACTGTAATAGCTTTAAATTTGCATGGCTTGGAAAATTTCAGGTGCTGCATATCCCTACATTTAAATTATGTGTCCCTTTCAGCACATATAGCTCTTGAAAATGAGTCCTCCATGCAAAATGCCTGGGAGTGGAAGGAGTAAGAGTATCACATTGCAGCTTCTCAAATGGGAGAAGCTTCCTTCACGAAACCTCACAGCCTTAGCTGGGAACCAGCTGTACattcattttctgaaagcagttatttttaactgacattggaaggttttttctttttttctcctttttgggtttttttcccccctgaggGGAAAGCCCCTCAGTGTTTcagtcaaataatttttctctaaatGGGAAATTATTCAGGGAAGCTTCCATGCTTTAAGGTACTAATGGAGACAAACGGTTCCCTCTTTGGAGGCAGCTGTCCTGCATGGAAGGAATAAACATTACCCAGAAGTCCCAAATCTGAAGAGAAAACCACGCTCTTACCCCTGTCCACTTTCCTCAttcctttttcacctttttagtgattcacatatatataaatgagaaatagtttggggaaaaaaaaaattccatctgAATAGGCAACATCAATATGAGATACAGGAGAAGTGAGTGAGCTTGTATGAAGTGTATCTGATAATGAAGGAgctgctcctctctgctctgACAGTAATGACTGaagcttgctgcttttttggggtgggttttttttgtttggtcaGTTTATGTGTACATTTGGTACCTTGATATATGCAGAATCCTGTATTTCTCACAACTAAATATGGAAAAGGTACACCAGTGTAGGGAGAGCTTCAGAAGCTTCAAAAGAGCGAGTTTGCTTTGTTGATTTTTGGAAGCGTGATGTTGAGCACGTTATGGAAATTGTAATTGCTGCTAAATCTGGTGCCACTTCATGCGTTCGCATCTTCCATTATGTTCCTTCTTGCAGAGATTcaaaattgttcttttctgtgctACTGTTAACGAAATGTACTACTTCGTCATCAAGCAAAAAGGAGAATCAAATAAATGTACTTTTCTTAACTTTGGTATTTGGTGATCATATTTTTAGCTGTAAGGATTATTAAGATGGGCTCTTGCATGTGTCGTAAGAGGTGACAGTCTGGTACCACTAATCGCATCATTGCATAGGTGCTGGTCATTTATTTAGGTGAACACAGATCCAAAACCCAAGGACTAAATTCAGGTGTTTGCCAACCAAACCAGCAGCTCTCAGAATAAGAGCATATGTCAATAAATACATTAATCCTGAGTCTGGCTAACTTCTGAAGAGGGGAATGCaagactcttcttttttttttttttttttaaataatccttgaaatgtaaatgaaaataactcATTTCTACAAGCAGTAAGACTTAAGGAAGTAAACatggagctttttcttttaggttTGGGTAACTTCATGCACGATGGTGGCAGTTCACGATTTCTCAGAAGGTGGGTGTCAGAGTGATTAGAATTCTAATGTAAActtgaaaaagttatttaaactGATGTTTTTTTACCCTTTGGGAGGATGTTTTAACTGTAAAACTATTGTTTAGGCTAGGCTGAaggtggtgtgtgtgtatatgcataaACAAATACACTTACGTCCTTTCTCTGTAAGTATAGAAAGGTACAGAGAGTTCCTGAAGCTCAAAAAAGTGAAGAAGTGTCCTGATTGGGGCCTTTCAGGGAATTCTGCAGCAGCATCGGGTTCCCAGTCAGGCCGAAACAGAAATTGGGAAGCCAGCATCTCAAACCTGGCTAACCTTGTGCGTACACAAAAGGGGAAATGGGGACGCTGTCACTAAAGCAGGGCCGCTTCTCACATCAGCTCTGTGTTTAGGTGTCTAAAGTTCAcctgtgttctgctttgctgtgtCGAAGCCCTGCTTGACCTACTGTGTTTGGCTCTTGCAGTTAAAACGAGTTAGGAGAGCTCTCCTGGTCTGCAGCTGAGGTGGGATATTCTTCAAGACGGGTATGTCCTCAAGGATGTATCTGCAGCACTCAGAAGCTGCAAAAtctctgtgactgactgacGGACAAGGACACCGGCATAGCACTCCAGCTGTATTCAGGTCCTGCTTCCTACGGATGCAGTCCGGAGCAGCACTGACCTTTGTTACCTGGAGCAGGAGACCATTCTGCGTTCAGACACCTGGCTTTGGCCTCTTGCCATTGCATCCCTGCAGGCAGGCGGTGACTACCCTGCAGGCAGGGTGCCTCCCTTCCAGGGGCACCAAACATCTGGTTCATGCTGTGCCTACAACACCCTCCCTACTCAGTGATGCTGGCCCAGCTCTCTGCTCGTCACAGCCCGTCCTGTTAGTATCTGACCAACACGAGAGCCCGGTAATTAGGAAGTAATTCACAGGCTTGTCCTCGCGGGATGCCTGGAGTTCCTGGCTACGTTGAGTCACCCTATGACATTTTGCCCTTGTAGTGTACTAGCAGGCAGTTTAGAAAGGGGAGCTGTAGCTCTTCTCTCACCCTTTATTTCCCTCTGTCGCGGAAACAGCTTTGCTCGTCCCTTTCATATCGTGCCAATGGCCTAGCTGCAATTTCTTTAAGAATTTTTCAGCTAAGCCTGAGAATTTCTGCCCTGCTTTGCTGTAGTAGAGAGAGACTGTTGCTGGTAAGAAGGTATTTGTGTCCATTGTTAATTATTGCtgttttttactgtcaaagcaAAGTGTTCTGGATTTCCATTTCTGAATTACGATGTGAAGGAGGTATGCTAGTTTAGTGTGAAATGGGACCACAATGCTGTCTAATGTTTACGTAATGTATTTCCTATCAGgactttttaaagcattctaaataattatttaaagtcTAAAATACGATGATGAATATTGTTATGCCTCCGAAAGGTGTGAGAGTGGCAAAGGATCTCTTGGTGTTCTGAAAATGATCATAAATAGTCTGTCATTTATGCGCTCCCATTTTGTTCATTCAACTCTTGTGTCAAAGTGTGGGGGAACAATAACTAATGTGCCGAAGTTCACGAGATGGAGACACAGATGCTAAGGGTGCTGTAGATCTGCAGCTAAAAACGGAGGGAACAGGTAAGCTAAGGAGCACTGCCTAATTTTTTGGACTCTTACTCGTGGTTTTTATAGAGGGTGGAAACGCCCCTTTCGAAAAaacactgctttgctttttaaagggaTCTGTCCCCACCATTTAGTAAATTAAATGACACTTCAATCCTTTGTCTCCCTTTGCTTACATATGGATGAAAATCCATGTAGTAAGGTTCCACTAGCAGATGTACTTGATGTGGAAGCTGAACTTATTTTGAGGGGAGAATACACAACTCATAATGCCAGCTGTGCTTCCGTCTTCAGTGTCACACCCTTCCCTACCCACAAGTGTCTTTACATATGTTCCTGTTGAAAATACACAGCACTGCTAGTTTTCTACAAATTTTTGGTGAGCAACTTCATGCATTTTTACTCTCACTGGAAGAAAATGTGTCCTATTTATTATTCTATCTTGCTTTATACAAGGTAAATTGCAGGCAAAGATCTATACGCAGTGAATCAAGTAAGTATTGATTCTCTCGGCAATGCTAGTA is part of the Phalacrocorax aristotelis chromosome 6, bGulAri2.1, whole genome shotgun sequence genome and encodes:
- the HCCS gene encoding holocytochrome c-type synthase, with the translated sequence MGLSASSPAAAGQSPNASEQHRTASPPSECPMHQEKMSGCPMHMKTPDHRTENTGDVPAHQERAYEFVACPVKAGSSQVKDDIDPSNMMPPPNQQPSPDQPFPLSTVREESSIPRAHSDKKWVYPSEQMFWNAMLRKGWRWKDDDITGEDMTNIIKIHNQNNEQAWKEILKWEALHAVECPCGPALMRFGGKAKEYSPRARIRSWMGYELPFDRHDWIVDRCGKEVRYVIDYYDGGAVDKNYQFTILDVRPAFDSLSAVWDRMKVAWWRWTS